GTATACGTGTGTCAAGTGTTAAATTTGAAAGCAGTCGTCTCCTCACACCGAGTTGAAGAGTGAACTGAACGCTGAGTCTAAAAAGAGGAGACAGGTCACGAGGTCGCAAACACCAGCGCGGTACCTGAAGGTTTCAGAAAGTCACATTTGAGAGtttaagaccttttttttttttttttacgctgTTTGAAAATAGATTCAAGTTAgcgagcaaaaaaaaaggaaagcctATTGTGAGTCACTAATGAAAGGTcttaaaattgaaataaaccAATCAAGAATTCAAATACTTAGAGCTGATTTTGTACAAACCCCAGTTCTACATGCATTAAACTTTTGGATAAGAGTGGACAAATTAAGACGTCTAATTATGTCGAACaactttgttgtctttttaagGCTTTAAAGGtgataaagttgttttttttcgcaccaaaaacacagtaaagatTAGTTTTAAATGGggattttgaaaaaaagtatCTACATTAGTTTAACATCGGGGAGATAGACTTTAGAGATCAACATCATTTGGAGCTGAATCTTCGAGCTGCTTACACTTTATGGCCAAAACTATGTGGACACCACATGtggcagattattttttttacagtttggtCAAGGCCCCTTGCTTTCAATTCATGTAAATCTTAATGCTGCAGCATAAAATGATAGTTCAAACACTAGTGTGCTTAAAACTCTAACCATTTGTTGAAgactctttcctgtttcaacatgtcAATGTCCCATTCACAAAACCAGATCTATCAAGAAATGGTTTCTCCGGTTTGATGTGGAAGAACTAGTCCGGCCTCAACCACATTCAAGACCTTTATTGTCCAACATCAGTGGCTGACTTCACTGATACTCTTGGGGCTGAATGGTTgcaaaatgaatattaataCACATGGTTTTGGAATGACAACAGTCACATATGGGTGTAGTTTTGTAGGTGTCCACATATTTTTGGCCACAATGTCTTAATTAGGAGGAGGACACACTTTCTGATTTACAGTTGGAGCCCACTGTCAGTCACTAACGCAATAGACTACAAAAAACACCTAAATCCATCTTAATGAGACTGTCTCAGTTGACCTAAAAGTCCAAAATTACAAGAATTGCAGGTTATAAATTCTTGTTTAGGGTCGAATTTCTCGAATATGTCTGCAGATACTGATTGGACTCTGTGACTGGCCACAATTTTTACAACACTGTGAATCATTAAAATGGAGTCGCCTTACTTTTAAAGGCTGAAAGAACGACTAAATCAAGTTAAATCCCAAACCTGTTCAGACCTGCAAATATAGGTATGAAAGGAGGGACTGGATGAAGAAGAGGCAAGAGCTGGTCAGACAGATAAGAGGGATTATACTAGTTTAAATCATCATAGATACTCGAAATAGAAGGTGCTGAGAGTTTAGGCCTCTTTTTTTTGGTCGATAAGCTGATATTACtctgagagctgctgctgccgcctCCAGTCAGACATCCACTTCCTCCTACGCCTCCTCCTCCGCTGTTCAAACCAAGAGAggtcctcttctttttcttaggCCGCCTAGAATCTGAATGGTTGGTGCCTGAGAGAAAGACGGAAGTAAAAGAGGGAAAACTATGTAGTTGTTGCCCCAAAACTGCGTCAgaaatctttcatttttttttttgcatgttattTCCTTACTGGCTTTAGATGAGGCAGAGTCAGTGGGGGAAATATCTGGGGAGTCTTCCCACTGCAGGCGGCTCATCAGGGTCTGCCCATCTGGAATGTCGAAGCTGTCGTTCTCCACCACAGCGTCTGCATCAGGCAGCGACGGCCTATTACATGAAACCCAGACACAGTCACTCCCTGTTAGACATCTCACACAACTCAGACATCCAACTCACAGCACCGTCCATAAACAAAGCTGTCCATATATTCCTAATGTGAAGTCAAGGAAGAGTTAAAGGAGTAgtaagatttttttattatctctACTGCAGCACAACATCTCCCCACCCACTCACATTTCAAGACACTTTTTCTACCCTCCATGGCAATATTGCACCTCTTTAGTAACAACACAGTTTGATCTCAGACCTAAATAGTTACAATTTGACTGTAATCAGTCACAGGCGGGCCGAAGGATTGCAGAGTGGGAGTTTTTCCACACACGCTGATGATAGCAGACCCCAAAATATCCTGTATGTGTAAGTAGGTttgtaataaaaagaaaaatgtaaaaggaaAATCTGTTACTTGCACTCTTTACTTATATGAAATAATGGACTGTTGGTCCTGGCTAGTAGCACCCTTGAGGATTTCAATGGATTAATATAAAGCAGAGTGGAGCCTTAAGAGTTTTCTTTGCATAGGAATGTTATTTGGCAACATCTAGAGGACATTTTCTAGCAAAAAAAAGAGTAAGAACTGAAATTTGAGAATATATAGACACTTTGATAAAGCAgattgacattttacagttgaaaaatcaAGTTAGTTTGACATTCTTGTGCTGCAATGTCTTATTACTTATTGGCAGacatttacacaaatacagatatatCTGCAATACGCTAAAGTCAGCCTAGCTGATAGCTCTGGCAGGTACCACGGCAGAATTCGGTGAATCATGTGTCACATACTGATCGCTACATGTGCTCCTCCACTGATACCCGATGTGAGGCAGGGAAACCCCCTGGTGGTAATGTAAGACCTCTTCCAATGATAAAAGGTCACAGAACACTCAGTGCCCCTTCAGGTGCAGCGAACACTTTTAGAGGACAGCTGTAACACTTTGCCAGTGAGGTGTTATGTGCAGAGAGGACGCCCTTTGTACCAGAGTATTCACAACACCGACCACCAGCATCGCTCTGTTCTCCTCTCTGGCAAAGGCGACCTAATCAGAAGCAGCGAACTGTATCAGCAAACACCTGCACCATGAGGGTCACAACACTCACTCAAACATGACTTTTGTTAAGTACACTTATGGGGTGGAGGGTAAGGAAGGGGACAGGGCACACTCACGCGGACGGCCCCAGGAGGAACACCCTGACGGCCCTCCTCTGTTCGTCCGTGTGCTGGGGACATCGTTGAGACCTGGTGGGACACAAGGTGGCATTATACATCCCCGACTGACGGCCACCCCCCCGCCACACAGCTTCACGTGTCACCCTGCCTGCCTATCTACAGTcacagggaggggagggagggaggtgggatGGACTGCTGTGGACACAGTCAGTGACCAATCAGGTGGGGGAAGAGCAACAATGAGGTGTTAAAGGTTATGAAATGTTAGAGGTTGGTCACTGACAGGGTcctacagttaaaaaaatagCTTTGTGTGTGATCGCTTTCGTTTCTGAGATCTTTGCAGACTTTGGTGTATCACTTTGGGGAGGAATTAAAAGGCCAATCGCTGGTCCAGAACAAAATGAATTACGATGTCGTACCGAGTTGCCACTTGTGTTCCCCTTAAGTTAGTCCCAACATACACGATCATTTTCACGCAGATGAAACTGATCGTGTTTCAAAGAGTTTCAACATGCAAGCGTGACTGTCAGTTTCGGACAGCATTTTGAAGTGATTTAGTTTTCATGACAAAGCTTCACAGAAACTGCGGGACATAAAAAGACACTGACCTCAGACTAAATGACACAGTGACACCAACACAAGGCCGGTTAGAGAACCTAAATGTATCCCACATCATGTCAGATATTAGCAACACAAAAGCAGTTAACTGTTTTTCCCCCACAGTGGACAGGTTTTTATCACTAGTTTACCTCCAGTATGTGTCAGTTGATTATACAGTAATTACCTGGTACACATCTTCTTGGTGTGCTCTGAGATCACCCCGCATTGCTGCGGAAAGAAACACTAGTTTAATGATCAACAGTTGTATAATAAAAACAGGAGAGAGCAGGAAAAGTGACTACACGCTTGGGCGCATTAATGATAGATGCTCACCGTTGTCAAAAGGGACCTGACTTCATCGGGGCCTAATGTTTCGTAGCTGATGCCAGTGTTGTAGTTGTACTGAAAAGCAGACAAGGAACAATCGTCAATGCTAAAAAGTCTGTTTACAATACAAACTGAGGAACGTTGCAGTCTCGGAGGCAACATGGTCAAAGAAGGAACTTGTCACCTTGTAGGGCTCCGAACCGACGCTGCTCCCGAGCTCACCTgaggaacaaacaaaacactataATCAGTCCTCTTTACTTATAACTTatacagcattaaaacattataatttaaaatgtctaaaCAACAAGAGATGGCTTATGCTTGGTGGGTTTCCCCTCTCTGTATACTAGcgctgggcaatatatcaatgtcgtgatatgagactagatatcgtcttaggttttggatattgtaatattgtgatatggcataggtgttttcctggttttaaaggctgcattagtgaagtgatgtaattttcttcaacttaccagactgttctagctgttatattatttgcctttatccacttagtcattatatccacattactgattatttatcaaaaataacaaggtatttggtcaaaatatcGTAATATTTGATCTCGTCCATATCGCCCAGCTCTACTATATACATAAAGGTTTCAATCAGCATTCAATAAATTTACTTGAACCTCAAACCGTATCTTTTGGGGAAAGTACATAGCTTGGTATCAACAAgccacttcttttttttctatttattcaatGATAACAGGAAGAAAAGAACTGGGCTGTGCTGACATTTCGGCGCTGCACAAGTCAGTCTAAAAGGTGaaccttttgttttcatatcttCTCAATCACGGCTAATAAATGTTGTCTACACAACACTGTGGTTAGACAGCAATTAGAAAGCAGGTACACAATTTCTACTTCCTGTAACTGAGGAAACCGAGAGCACAGGACGTCCTGATCTACAACACAATGACTGCTGAATGTACACGTACAACATCTACGGCACATTCAGAAAACAGCATGGACCGAAACCTCTTCACCACACCACAAACTTAATACCTGATAAACTcaccatttttatgttttagagATTTAGATCTTCTTGGTGAATTTTgattctgcacagagaaaaaTTAGATATTACGACACATTTCACATAACAGATTTAATCCGAAATTATCTGCAAAAGGTAAAACGAATGTAAGAATACCTTATCTGACTTTCTCTTCTTGGCTGTAATAAGGGAAAAAAACGGTTATTATGTGAAAACAATCTGGTGTTTTGCTTAATTGTTTTCTCCACACAGTGGCTATTAATCAATTTTCAATtactcacattttttttcagctccATACGACCAGTCATTATCATTGAGGTCATCGTTGTCCTCCTGATCGCTCTCTGATTTGCTCATGTTATTATTGCTGGCTAGcctgttaaaaagagaaaaacaccacaacaatcaaATAATCTGATCAGATGTTTGGACATATTTTGAATCAATACAAAATTTACTCCTGAATGACCCTTAGTGACTGACCTGCGGTTGGCGATGCGACTGCTGTTGCGTCCCATGCCGAGACATTTCTCCAAGTGTGGGGCG
The genomic region above belongs to Thunnus albacares chromosome 17, fThuAlb1.1, whole genome shotgun sequence and contains:
- the atxn7l3a gene encoding ataxin-7-like protein 3 isoform X1; its protein translation is MKMEDMPLSGPDNTRLEALVHDIYSELVEDACLGLCFEVHRAVKQGYFFLDETDQESMKEFEIVDQPGVDIFGQVYNQWKNKECECPNCKRLIAASRFAPHLEKCLGMGRNSSRIANRRLASNNNMSKSESDQEDNDDLNDNDWSYGAEKKSKKRKSDKNQNSPRRSKSLKHKNGELGSSVGSEPYKYNYNTGISYETLGPDEVRSLLTTQCGVISEHTKKMCTRSQRCPQHTDEQRRAVRVFLLGPSAPSLPDADAVVENDSFDIPDGQTLMSRLQWEDSPDISPTDSASSKASTNHSDSRRPKKKKRTSLGLNSGGGGVGGSGCLTGGGSSSSQSNISLSTKKKRPKLSAPSISSIYDDLN
- the atxn7l3a gene encoding ataxin-7-like protein 3 isoform X2, which translates into the protein MKMEDMPLSGPDNTRLEALVHDIYSELVEDACLGLCFEVHRAVKQGYFFLDETDQESMKEFEIVDQPGVDIFGQVYNQWKNKECECPNCKRLIAASRFAPHLEKCLGMGRNSSRIANRRLASNNNMSKSESDQEDNDDLNDNDWSYGAEKKSKKRKSDKNQNSPRRSKSLKHKNGELGSSVGSEPYKYNYNTGISYETLGPDEVRSLLTTQCGVISEHTKKMCTRPSLPDADAVVENDSFDIPDGQTLMSRLQWEDSPDISPTDSASSKASTNHSDSRRPKKKKRTSLGLNSGGGGVGGSGCLTGGGSSSSQSNISLSTKKKRPKLSAPSISSIYDDLN